A genome region from Panicum virgatum strain AP13 chromosome 4K, P.virgatum_v5, whole genome shotgun sequence includes the following:
- the LOC120702512 gene encoding hypersensitive-induced response protein 4-like, which yields MVNAFFVFCGCVDQASVAVVEKWGRFVRLAEPGLHFFNPFAGECVAGSLTTRVQSLDVRVETKTKDNVFVQLICTIQYRVVKEHADDAFYELQNPQQQIQAYVFDVVRAIVPRMNLDDLFEQKNNVAKSVLEELEKVMADYGYSIEHILMVDIIPDAAVRKAMNEINAAQRLQLASVYKGEAEKILLVKKAEAEAEAKYLSGVGIAKQRQAITDGLRENILNFSHSVSGTSAKEVMDLIMVTQYFDTIKELGDGSKNTTVFIPHGPGHVKDISEQIRDGMMQASSSNV from the exons ATGGTGAACGCGTTCTTCGTGTTCTGCGGGTGCGTGGACCAGGCCAGCGTGGCGGTGGTGGAGAAGTGGGGGCGCTTCgtccgcctcgccgagccgggcctcCACTTCTTCAACCCCTTCGCCGGGGAGTGCGTCGCGGGGTCCCTCACCACCCGCGTCCAGTCCCTCGACGTCCGCGTCGAGACCAAGACCAAG GATAATGTCTTCGTCCAGCTGATTTGCACAATTCAATATCGTGTTGTCAAGGAACATGCTGACGATGCATTCTATGAGTTGCAGAATCCCCAACAGCAAATTCAGGCCTACGTCTTTGATG TTGTTCGGGCCATAGTTCCAAGAATGAATCTGGATGATCTTTTCGAGCAAAAGAATAATGTGGCAAAATCTGTACTTGAGGAGCTTGAAAAG GTAATGGCAGATTATGGTTACAGCATTGAGCACATTCTCATGGTTGATATCATTCCTGACGCTGCTGTGCGGAAAGCAATGAATGAGATAAATGCAG CCCAAAGGCTTCAGCTGGCAAGCGTCTACAAAGGAGAAGCAGAGAAGATTCTTTTGGTGAAGAAGGCGGAAGCAGAAGCAGAGGCGAAATATCTCTCCGGTGTCGGCATTGCCAAGCAGCGGCAAGCTATAACCGACGGCCTCAGGGAGAACATCCTGAACTTCTCGCACTCGGTGTCGGGCACCAGCGCCAAGGAAGTCATGGACCTGATCATGGTCACGCAGTACTTTGACACCATCAAGGAGCTCGGCGATGGCTCGAAGAACACCACGGTGTTCATCCCCCATGGCCCGGGCCACGTGAAAGATATCAGCGAGCAGATCCGGGACGGCATGATGCAGGCCTCGAGCAGCAATGTGTAG